Proteins found in one Micromonospora sp. WMMD1082 genomic segment:
- a CDS encoding glycoside hydrolase family 16 protein, protein MYAFSRRLRRAAAGLAAAVVASVLVLPVNSAPATAAIGGLTWQDEFNAPSGTPVDQSKWRFDIGGHGWGNNERQYYTNSTSNAVHDGQGNLVITARRDNPANYQCHYGRCEYTSARLLTAATFSQAYGRFEARIKIPRGQGIWPAFWMLGNNFGSVGWPASGEIDIMENIGREPNTVHGTVHGPGYSGGGGIGGSRTIGQPLADAFHTYRVDWEPNIIRWYLDGTGIPSDSHLN, encoded by the coding sequence GTGTACGCCTTCTCCCGCAGGCTCCGGCGGGCCGCCGCCGGCCTCGCCGCGGCCGTCGTCGCCAGCGTGCTCGTCCTACCCGTGAACTCCGCGCCCGCCACCGCCGCGATCGGCGGCCTCACCTGGCAGGACGAGTTCAACGCGCCCTCCGGTACGCCGGTCGACCAGTCCAAGTGGCGCTTCGACATCGGCGGCCACGGCTGGGGCAACAACGAACGGCAGTACTACACCAACAGCACCAGCAACGCGGTGCACGACGGGCAGGGCAACCTGGTCATCACCGCCCGCCGGGACAATCCGGCCAACTACCAGTGCCACTACGGCCGGTGCGAGTACACCTCGGCACGGCTGCTGACCGCCGCCACCTTCAGCCAGGCGTACGGTCGGTTCGAGGCGCGCATCAAGATTCCCCGAGGTCAGGGCATCTGGCCCGCCTTCTGGATGCTCGGCAACAACTTCGGCAGCGTCGGCTGGCCGGCCTCCGGCGAGATCGACATCATGGAGAACATCGGCCGGGAGCCCAACACCGTGCACGGCACCGTCCACGGGCCGGGCTACTCCGGCGGCGGCGGGATCGGTGGCAGCCGCACCATCGGGCAACCGCTGGCCGACGCGTTCCACACCTACCGGGTCGACTGGGAACCGAACATCATCCGCTGGTACCTCGACGGCACCGGCATACCTTCAGACTCACATCTGAACTAG
- a CDS encoding Clp protease N-terminal domain-containing protein, translated as MTNPVQMNNPVRLDELIEAIKKAHTDALDQLTDAVMVADHIGEIADHLIGHFVDQARRSGASWTEIGRSMGVSKQAAQKRFVPRSDAAPLDLQQGFNRFTPRARNVVMASQNEARNAGNAEIGPAHLVLGLLAEPDGLAVKALAAGGVSAEALREAATAVLPPASGEIPELIPYDAAGKKALELTFREALRLGHNYIGTEHILLALLEQEDGEGVLTGLGVDKAAVEANFLAALGEIQDSRK; from the coding sequence ATGACGAACCCAGTTCAGATGAACAACCCCGTCCGCCTCGACGAGTTGATCGAGGCCATCAAGAAGGCCCACACCGACGCGCTCGACCAGCTCACCGATGCGGTCATGGTGGCCGACCACATCGGTGAGATCGCCGACCACCTGATCGGCCACTTCGTCGACCAGGCCCGACGATCCGGCGCCTCCTGGACCGAGATCGGCCGCAGCATGGGGGTGAGCAAGCAGGCCGCGCAGAAGCGTTTCGTGCCCCGGTCCGACGCCGCGCCACTGGATCTGCAGCAGGGGTTCAACCGCTTCACCCCGCGCGCCCGCAACGTCGTGATGGCCTCGCAGAACGAGGCCCGCAACGCCGGGAACGCCGAGATCGGTCCGGCGCACCTGGTGCTCGGCCTGCTGGCCGAGCCGGACGGGCTGGCCGTGAAGGCGCTCGCCGCCGGCGGTGTGTCGGCCGAGGCGCTCCGCGAGGCCGCGACCGCGGTGCTGCCGCCGGCGTCGGGTGAGATCCCCGAGCTGATCCCGTACGACGCGGCCGGCAAGAAGGCGCTGGAGCTGACCTTCCGCGAGGCGTTGCGCCTCGGGCACAACTACATCGGCACCGAGCACATCCTGCTGGCGCTGCTGGAGCAGGAGGACGGCGAGGGAGTGCTCACCGGTCTCGGCGTGGACAAGGCCGCCGTGGAGGCGAACTTCCTCGCGGCCCTCGGCGAGATCCAGGACTCGCGGAAGTAG
- a CDS encoding recombinase family protein: protein MSQLPLTGPPLGRRRLRASIYVRLSNAADEANTSLENMIAECRAVCAAEDFAEAALHIDDGITGGVRDRPEFIAWLDDARHQRADVLVAHHVDRMTREGLNVAAMILDVQEGKDPATGRIIRPPVRLIDTKGLDSNNGVAFRILFLIKAETAREERERAKQRVAGRSLRLRLAGRWPGGTPPFGYEIVPSPDGKGKTLALCQKETDFVRECAGRILIGHKLGRTVRWLNRNGPKPRRAAEWSRATLKQVLTGDHILGRVVSNGVVQRDEKGRPVTPFPAVLDLPTVLALRKVLASDEEYVPRGRHPARLGSKIIECDGCGNYLTVAWRSGRPAPPGKPARRPRGDLITYRCQRRAEGRTCSQPVAVSALPFEAHLEEMYLREFGRSPLVEHKVMMPDDARLAEIEEELALCVARLAQSATPEGFAELQRLQAERDTLSAAPREPTIVKVLTGRTLAEEWHDQDIEGRREMLTDAYAVLRLGPGKRGRHGFDPGRLLVIPAEGEHDPDD from the coding sequence ATGTCGCAACTCCCCCTTACCGGCCCACCCCTCGGCCGCCGCCGGTTGCGCGCCAGCATCTATGTGCGGTTGTCCAACGCGGCGGACGAGGCGAACACGTCGCTTGAGAACATGATCGCGGAGTGCCGAGCGGTCTGCGCCGCTGAGGACTTCGCGGAGGCCGCCCTCCACATCGACGACGGAATCACCGGTGGCGTGCGTGACCGGCCCGAGTTCATCGCCTGGCTTGACGACGCCCGGCACCAACGGGCCGACGTGCTGGTTGCTCACCACGTCGACCGGATGACCCGCGAGGGCCTGAACGTAGCCGCGATGATCCTCGACGTACAGGAGGGGAAAGACCCCGCTACGGGCCGGATCATCCGCCCGCCTGTTCGTCTGATCGACACAAAAGGGCTCGATTCCAACAACGGCGTCGCCTTCCGCATCCTGTTCCTGATCAAGGCCGAGACTGCCCGGGAGGAGCGCGAGCGCGCTAAGCAGCGCGTCGCTGGCCGATCACTGCGGTTACGGCTCGCTGGCCGCTGGCCCGGCGGCACGCCCCCGTTTGGGTACGAGATCGTTCCTTCGCCCGACGGCAAAGGAAAGACGCTGGCGCTGTGCCAGAAGGAGACCGACTTCGTCCGAGAGTGCGCAGGGCGCATCCTCATCGGTCACAAGCTCGGGCGCACGGTCCGGTGGCTCAACCGCAACGGTCCAAAGCCGCGCAGGGCTGCTGAGTGGTCCCGAGCCACGCTGAAGCAGGTACTCACCGGGGATCACATCCTCGGTCGGGTGGTGTCTAATGGGGTGGTGCAGCGAGATGAGAAGGGCCGACCCGTAACGCCGTTCCCGGCCGTACTCGATCTCCCTACGGTCCTGGCCCTGCGGAAAGTGCTCGCGTCCGACGAAGAGTACGTTCCGAGGGGCCGGCACCCCGCACGACTCGGGTCAAAGATCATCGAGTGCGACGGCTGCGGGAACTACTTGACGGTTGCCTGGCGGTCTGGACGCCCGGCCCCTCCCGGCAAGCCCGCCCGGCGCCCGCGCGGAGACCTGATCACGTACCGGTGCCAGCGGCGCGCGGAGGGCCGAACCTGCTCGCAGCCCGTAGCAGTGTCCGCCCTGCCATTCGAGGCGCACCTAGAGGAGATGTACCTCCGCGAGTTCGGCCGGTCCCCCCTTGTGGAGCACAAGGTTATGATGCCTGACGACGCCCGGTTGGCCGAAATCGAGGAGGAGCTAGCCCTGTGCGTGGCCCGGCTCGCCCAGAGCGCAACCCCCGAGGGGTTTGCGGAGCTTCAACGGCTACAGGCTGAACGGGACACGCTCAGCGCCGCACCGCGCGAACCGACCATCGTCAAAGTGCTCACCGGCCGGACACTAGCGGAGGAGTGGCACGACCAGGACATCGAGGGGCGGCGTGAGATGCTGACGGACGCGTACGCTGTGCTCCGGCTGGGCCC